One part of the Devosia yakushimensis genome encodes these proteins:
- a CDS encoding L,D-transpeptidase family protein: MSTLLRNICSLIIMVWLAFGLVACTTFVKPGNERANRPLSSETLAGLARIGSSPAEPMVIRVFKQEEVLEVWKRTKSGQFALFKQYAICAYSGDLGPKVKEGDYQSPEGFYTITPGLMNPNSSYYLAFNVGFPNKFDRAHGRTGSNLMVHGDCKSVGCFAMTDAGIAEIYALARETFKGGNPSFQIQILPYRMSSTKLAQNAASPHLDFWRNIKEGSDIFELTKTPPVWDVCEGRYIFNADNRAPLDALGPCPPVNRSPQLLALQASDTAAIGKGQATAERQANEQAAIKARGEAINGAVTGLFGGLGNMFGGKDADIVPVMSGKVAPVPLPPLKRS, from the coding sequence GTGTCCACGCTTCTGCGCAATATTTGTTCGCTGATCATCATGGTGTGGCTGGCCTTCGGCCTCGTCGCCTGCACGACCTTTGTCAAGCCGGGCAATGAAAGAGCCAACCGGCCATTGTCGAGCGAAACGCTGGCGGGTCTGGCCCGCATCGGCTCTTCACCCGCCGAGCCCATGGTCATCCGCGTCTTCAAGCAGGAAGAAGTGCTTGAAGTGTGGAAGCGCACCAAATCGGGCCAATTTGCGCTGTTCAAGCAATATGCCATCTGCGCCTATTCCGGCGATCTCGGCCCCAAGGTCAAGGAAGGCGATTATCAGAGTCCCGAGGGCTTCTACACCATCACGCCGGGCCTGATGAACCCGAACTCCTCCTACTACCTGGCCTTCAATGTCGGCTTTCCCAACAAGTTCGACCGCGCCCATGGCCGCACCGGCTCCAACCTGATGGTACATGGCGACTGCAAGTCGGTCGGCTGTTTTGCCATGACCGATGCCGGCATCGCCGAAATCTATGCGCTGGCGCGCGAAACCTTCAAGGGCGGCAATCCGAGCTTCCAGATCCAGATCCTGCCCTATCGCATGAGCAGCACCAAGCTGGCGCAGAACGCGGCTAGCCCCCATCTCGATTTCTGGCGCAATATCAAGGAAGGCTCCGACATTTTCGAGCTGACCAAGACGCCGCCGGTCTGGGACGTTTGCGAGGGCCGCTACATCTTTAATGCCGACAATCGAGCCCCGCTCGATGCGCTGGGCCCTTGCCCACCGGTCAATCGCAGCCCGCAATTGCTGGCACTGCAGGCATCAGACACCGCGGCCATTGGCAAGGGCCAGGCCACCGCCGAGCGCCAGGCCAATGAACAGGCGGCCATCAAGGCGCGCGGCGAAGCGATCAATGGCGCCGTCACGGGCCTGTTCGGTGGATTGGGTAATATGTTCGGCGGTAAGGATGCCGATATCGTGCCGGTGATGAGCGGCAAGGTTGCCCCCGTTCCCCTCCCGCCCTTGAAGCGCAGCTGA
- a CDS encoding acetyl-CoA carboxylase carboxyltransferase subunit alpha encodes MQSYLDFEKPVADLEGKIAELKSLAATDQAVSIDEEVNRLSSRADEALVEIYKKLTPWQKTQVARHPQRPHFSDYVAGLITEWTPLSGDRKFAEDAAVQAGFGRFNGQPVAILGQEKGNSTESRLKHNFGMARPEGYRKAVRIMDMADRFNIPVISFVDTAGAYPGIGAEERGQAEAIARSTEKSLELGVPNLAIIIGEGGSGGAIAIATTNRVLMLEHAIYSVISPEGGASILWKDAAKAQDAAMTMKITSADLLAFGVVDGIIPEPTGGAHRHPDQVMASTSAAIDKFLADFAGKGRLETREHRREKFLAIGTAI; translated from the coding sequence ATGCAGTCTTATCTCGATTTCGAAAAGCCGGTAGCCGATCTTGAAGGCAAGATCGCCGAACTCAAGTCGCTGGCGGCGACCGACCAGGCTGTGTCCATCGATGAGGAAGTCAACCGCCTGTCGAGCCGCGCCGACGAGGCGCTGGTCGAAATCTACAAAAAGCTCACGCCCTGGCAGAAAACCCAGGTTGCGCGCCATCCGCAGCGCCCGCATTTCTCCGATTATGTGGCCGGCCTCATCACCGAATGGACCCCGCTCTCGGGTGACCGGAAATTTGCCGAGGACGCCGCCGTGCAGGCGGGCTTCGGCCGCTTCAACGGGCAGCCCGTCGCCATTCTCGGCCAGGAAAAGGGCAATTCCACCGAAAGCCGCCTCAAGCATAATTTCGGCATGGCCCGTCCCGAGGGCTACCGCAAGGCCGTCCGCATCATGGATATGGCTGACCGTTTCAACATCCCGGTCATCTCCTTCGTTGATACCGCTGGCGCCTATCCCGGCATCGGCGCCGAGGAACGGGGCCAGGCCGAAGCCATTGCCCGCTCGACCGAAAAGTCGCTCGAACTCGGCGTGCCCAACCTCGCCATCATCATCGGCGAAGGCGGCTCGGGTGGTGCGATTGCCATTGCCACCACCAATCGCGTGCTGATGCTGGAGCACGCCATCTATTCGGTAATCTCGCCTGAAGGCGGCGCGTCGATCCTCTGGAAAGATGCAGCCAAGGCGCAGGATGCTGCGATGACGATGAAGATCACCTCGGCCGATCTGCTGGCCTTCGGTGTCGTCGACGGCATCATTCCCGAACCTACCGGCGGCGCCCATCGTCATCCCGACCAGGTCATGGCCTCCACCAGCGCCGCCATCGACAAGTTCCTCGCCGATTTCGCCGGCAAGGGGCGTCTGGAAACCCGCGAGCACCGCCGCGAGAAGTTCCTGGCCATCGGCACCGCGATCTGA
- the xerD gene encoding site-specific tyrosine recombinase XerD, translated as MSGDHLIGAFLEMMSAERGAAKNTIEAYRRDLVDYAGFAKAHKQTLLTLPRETVTAYLDDLRTQGLSASSSARRLSAIRQFHRFLCADNLREDDPTRIVASPKSRRALPKVLSVAEVDKLLATAEAETNATASPQKQAAALRLYLLLELLYATGMRVSELVSLKRSAVMRDASFITVTGKGNKERVVPVNDRARDAIRAYLKTLEPGQYLFPATGAEGYLSRQVFARDLKSLAGRAGISSARVAPHVLRHAFASHLLGGGADLRVVQMLLGHADISTTQIYTHVLDEKLRSLVEQHHPLSDSAK; from the coding sequence ATGAGCGGGGATCATCTCATCGGCGCCTTCCTCGAGATGATGAGCGCAGAGCGCGGGGCCGCCAAAAACACCATCGAGGCCTATCGCCGCGACCTCGTCGACTATGCCGGCTTCGCCAAGGCGCATAAGCAGACCCTGCTCACCCTTCCACGCGAAACCGTCACCGCCTATCTCGATGATCTGCGGACTCAGGGGCTCTCTGCATCCTCCAGCGCCCGTCGGCTCTCAGCGATCCGCCAGTTCCACCGCTTCCTCTGTGCCGATAACCTGCGCGAGGATGATCCCACCCGCATCGTGGCCAGCCCCAAGAGCCGCCGCGCCCTACCCAAAGTGCTGTCGGTCGCCGAAGTGGACAAGCTCCTTGCCACAGCCGAAGCCGAGACCAATGCGACCGCCTCGCCGCAAAAACAGGCGGCCGCCCTCCGTCTCTACCTGCTGCTCGAATTGCTCTATGCCACCGGGATGCGCGTTTCCGAACTGGTGAGCCTCAAGCGTTCCGCGGTCATGCGCGACGCCAGTTTCATCACCGTTACCGGCAAGGGCAACAAGGAGCGCGTCGTGCCGGTCAATGATCGCGCCCGCGACGCCATCCGCGCCTATCTCAAGACGCTGGAGCCCGGCCAATATCTTTTCCCCGCCACCGGCGCCGAGGGTTATCTTTCCCGTCAGGTCTTCGCCCGTGATCTCAAGAGCCTGGCCGGCCGCGCCGGCATCAGTTCGGCCCGGGTCGCTCCGCACGTGCTGCGCCATGCCTTTGCCAGCCATCTTTTGGGCGGCGGTGCGGATTTGCGGGTGGTGCAGATGCTGCTGGGCCATGCCGATATTTCGACGACGCAGATTTATACCCACGTGCTTGACGAGAAATTGCGGAGCCTCGTCGAACAGCACCACCCATTGAGCGATTCCGCGAAATAG
- a CDS encoding histidine kinase, with translation MPTLIRLIIILLFLAGLVYGGMIALVAYVQPNPKETTIRIPQRDLLGGGEPTLPGQAPATPPADETPTP, from the coding sequence ATGCCTACGCTCATCCGCCTGATCATCATCCTGCTGTTTCTCGCCGGCCTCGTCTATGGCGGCATGATCGCGCTTGTCGCCTATGTGCAGCCCAATCCCAAGGAAACTACCATCCGCATTCCCCAGCGTGATCTGCTGGGCGGCGGCGAACCCACCCTGCCCGGTCAGGCGCCCGCCACCCCGCCGGCCGATGAGACGCCCACGCCATGA
- a CDS encoding shikimate kinase, which translates to MSRSDPAKRQARAEELATLLAGRPIVLVGMMGAGKTTVGRRLAAKLNRLFLDSDEEIEKAAQMSIPEIFEQRGEPEFRAGETRVIARVLKDKDIVLATGGGAFVNAETRTLVNAEAISVWLKAEADILFERVSRRSNRPLLKTANPRQTLETLITERYPIYADAHVTVLSRDVPQDVVAGDVIEAVLAHLKN; encoded by the coding sequence TTGAGCCGATCCGATCCGGCAAAGCGGCAGGCCCGTGCCGAAGAACTTGCTACCCTCCTGGCTGGCAGGCCAATCGTGCTGGTCGGCATGATGGGGGCGGGTAAGACGACCGTGGGACGGCGGCTGGCTGCCAAGCTCAACCGGCTGTTTCTCGATAGCGACGAGGAAATCGAGAAGGCCGCGCAGATGAGCATTCCCGAGATTTTCGAGCAACGGGGCGAGCCCGAATTCCGGGCGGGCGAAACCCGGGTCATTGCCCGGGTGCTCAAGGACAAGGACATCGTGTTGGCGACCGGTGGCGGGGCTTTCGTCAACGCCGAAACGCGGACATTGGTCAATGCCGAGGCGATCTCGGTGTGGCTCAAGGCCGAGGCCGATATTTTGTTCGAGCGGGTGTCACGGCGCTCCAACCGGCCCCTGCTCAAGACGGCCAATCCCCGCCAGACACTCGAAACGCTGATCACCGAGCGCTACCCTATCTATGCCGATGCCCATGTGACCGTGCTGTCGCGCGATGTGCCGCAGGATGTGGTGGCGGGCGACGTGATCGAGGCCGTGCTGGCCCATCTCAAGAACTAG
- the aroB gene encoding 3-dehydroquinate synthase, producing the protein MADIAHKVHVALGERAYDILIGDRLLDDAGAILAERFPGRRFGIITDETVAKAQLPRLIASLDAAGLGHNEIVLPAGEGTKGWPGLQAAVEGILAARLERGDLVIALGGGVIGDLAGFAASIARRGMDFVQMPTSLLAQVDSSVGGKTGINSPHGKNLIGAFHQPKLVLADLSTLDTLAPRQFASGYAEVVKYGLIDDEDFFFWLEEKREEIFAGGPARGEAIARCCAHKARVVIEDEKELGVRALLNLGHTFGHALEKDTGYSERLLHGEGVSIGMVLAHGFSARLGLAPSQDTGRIAAHLKSAGLPTLLGDIEGGVGATETLMAAIAQDKKVSRGALTFILTRGIGKAFIEKGVAPEAVSAFLDEMR; encoded by the coding sequence ATGGCCGATATCGCCCACAAGGTTCACGTTGCTCTGGGGGAGCGTGCCTATGACATTCTGATCGGGGATCGGCTGCTCGACGATGCCGGGGCGATCCTGGCCGAGCGGTTCCCAGGGCGCCGCTTTGGCATCATCACCGATGAAACCGTCGCCAAGGCACAATTGCCCAGGCTGATCGCTTCGCTTGATGCGGCGGGGTTGGGTCATAACGAAATCGTGTTGCCGGCGGGCGAGGGCACCAAGGGCTGGCCGGGGCTGCAGGCGGCTGTCGAGGGCATATTGGCAGCGCGGCTGGAACGCGGCGATCTGGTAATCGCGCTGGGCGGCGGGGTGATCGGCGATCTGGCTGGGTTTGCTGCTTCGATTGCGCGGCGTGGCATGGATTTCGTGCAGATGCCGACTTCGCTTTTGGCGCAGGTGGATAGTTCGGTGGGCGGCAAGACCGGAATCAATTCGCCGCATGGCAAGAATTTGATCGGGGCGTTTCATCAGCCCAAGCTGGTGCTGGCGGACCTGTCGACGCTCGATACGCTGGCGCCACGGCAATTTGCCTCGGGTTATGCCGAGGTGGTCAAATATGGGCTGATCGACGACGAGGACTTCTTCTTCTGGCTCGAGGAAAAGCGCGAAGAGATTTTTGCCGGCGGGCCGGCGCGGGGCGAGGCGATTGCCCGGTGCTGTGCGCACAAGGCCCGGGTGGTGATCGAGGACGAGAAAGAGCTGGGCGTTCGGGCACTGCTCAATCTGGGGCATACTTTTGGGCATGCCTTGGAAAAGGACACCGGCTATTCCGAGCGCCTCCTGCATGGCGAGGGGGTCAGTATCGGCATGGTGCTGGCGCATGGTTTTTCGGCCAGGCTGGGCCTCGCGCCGAGCCAGGATACCGGGCGGATTGCGGCGCATTTGAAAAGCGCGGGCCTGCCAACCCTATTGGGTGATATCGAAGGCGGCGTCGGCGCGACCGAGACGCTGATGGCGGCCATTGCGCAGGACAAGAAGGTTTCGCGCGGGGCGTTGACATTTATTCTGACGCGCGGCATCGGCAAGGCCTTCATCGAAAAGGGTGTGGCGCCGGAGGCGGTGTCGGCGTTTCTGGATGAGATGCGGTAG
- a CDS encoding BolA family protein → MSARQTIIAKLTDKFAPVFLDVIDESNKHHGHAGWREGGETHFRVRIATRHFDGLSRVAQHRAVMDALQTELKDRVHALAIDVLPSDGPFD, encoded by the coding sequence ATGTCCGCCAGACAGACCATCATAGCCAAGCTCACCGATAAGTTTGCCCCCGTTTTCCTCGATGTGATCGACGAGTCGAACAAGCATCACGGTCACGCCGGCTGGCGGGAGGGTGGTGAAACCCATTTTCGTGTCAGAATCGCGACCCGTCATTTTGACGGGCTAAGCCGCGTCGCGCAACACCGCGCCGTCATGGACGCGCTGCAAACCGAACTCAAAGACCGCGTCCACGCCCTGGCCATCGATGTTTTGCCCAGCGATGGGCCTTTTGACTGA
- a CDS encoding J domain-containing protein, with product MKLQSKLFDNIRIRPRREEKPAPVEQVCDWEGCEEPGTYKAPKGHRSEGQYHHFCLEHVRHYNTAFNFFAGMEKDELEEALHAPPKAETRKSFATGQAGARNSRAANTAGLRPGDKYGDPFGVFARYRHRQAQTPASERVKPLHEQDRRALETLGIMGHVKSDEIKRAYKTLVKIHHPDANGGDKSSEDRLRAIIAAYSHLKKTGFVTR from the coding sequence ATGAAACTGCAATCCAAGCTGTTCGATAACATTCGCATCAGGCCGCGGCGGGAAGAAAAGCCCGCGCCGGTGGAGCAGGTCTGCGACTGGGAAGGCTGCGAGGAGCCCGGGACCTACAAGGCGCCCAAGGGTCATCGCAGCGAGGGCCAGTACCACCATTTCTGCCTTGAGCATGTGCGGCACTACAATACCGCCTTCAACTTCTTCGCCGGCATGGAGAAGGACGAGCTGGAGGAGGCACTGCACGCCCCGCCCAAGGCCGAGACCCGCAAGAGCTTTGCCACTGGGCAGGCTGGGGCGCGCAATTCGCGGGCGGCCAACACAGCCGGCCTGCGCCCCGGCGACAAATATGGCGATCCGTTTGGCGTTTTTGCGCGCTATCGCCACCGCCAGGCACAGACCCCGGCCTCCGAGCGGGTGAAGCCCCTGCATGAGCAGGACCGGCGGGCGCTGGAAACGCTTGGTATTATGGGCCATGTCAAATCGGACGAGATCAAGCGGGCCTATAAAACCCTGGTCAAGATCCATCACCCCGATGCCAATGGCGGTGACAAATCTTCCGAGGACCGGCTGCGGGCGATTATCGCGGCCTATTCGCATCTCAAGAAGACCGGCTTCGTCACACGGTAG
- the cobS gene encoding cobaltochelatase subunit CobS: protein MSEFSNLPDTDYKARDLFGIDTDMVVKGYAERTSHVPPVDPDYLFDRNTTLAILAGFAFNRRVMVQGYHGTGKSTHIEQVAARLNWPLVRVNLDSHVSRIDLVGKDAIVLKDGKQITEFRDGILPWAVQNNVALVFDEYDAGRPDVMFVIQRVLEVAGRLTLLDQNRVIVPHPAFRLFATTNTIGLGDTSGLYHGTQQINQGQMDRWSLVTTLNYLPHDKEVGIVLAKNKAYGETEKGKKLISNMVRLADLTRQAFINGDLSTVMSPRTVITWAENSQIFGGDVGFSFRLTFLNKCDELERPVVAEFYQRVFGEDLPESSANLAVTA from the coding sequence ATGAGTGAATTCAGCAATCTGCCCGACACCGACTACAAGGCCCGGGACCTGTTCGGGATCGATACCGACATGGTGGTCAAGGGCTATGCCGAACGCACCAGCCATGTGCCGCCGGTCGATCCGGATTACCTGTTCGACCGCAATACCACCCTGGCGATCCTGGCGGGCTTTGCCTTCAATCGCCGTGTCATGGTGCAGGGCTATCACGGCACGGGTAAATCGACCCATATCGAGCAGGTCGCGGCGCGGCTGAACTGGCCGCTGGTGCGCGTGAACCTCGATAGCCATGTGTCGCGTATCGATCTCGTCGGCAAGGACGCGATCGTGCTCAAGGATGGCAAGCAGATCACCGAGTTCCGTGACGGTATTCTGCCCTGGGCGGTGCAGAACAATGTCGCGCTGGTGTTTGACGAATATGATGCGGGCCGGCCCGACGTGATGTTCGTGATCCAGCGCGTGCTCGAAGTTGCCGGCCGGTTGACCCTGCTCGACCAGAACCGGGTGATCGTGCCGCATCCGGCTTTCCGGCTGTTTGCGACCACCAATACGATCGGGCTGGGCGATACGTCCGGGCTTTATCACGGCACCCAGCAGATCAACCAGGGCCAGATGGACCGCTGGAGCTTGGTGACGACGCTCAATTATCTGCCGCACGACAAGGAAGTCGGCATCGTTCTGGCCAAGAACAAGGCCTATGGCGAGACCGAAAAGGGCAAGAAGCTTATTTCCAATATGGTGCGGCTGGCCGACCTCACGCGTCAGGCTTTCATCAATGGCGATCTCTCCACCGTGATGAGCCCGCGTACGGTGATCACCTGGGCCGAGAATTCGCAGATTTTTGGCGGCGATGTCGGCTTCTCGTTCCGGCTGACCTTCCTCAACAAATGCGACGAGCTCGAGCGCCCCGTGGTGGCCGAATTCTATCAGCGCGTGTTCGGGGAAGACCTGCCCGAGTCGTCGGCCAATCTGGCGGTGACGGCTTAA
- a CDS encoding class I SAM-dependent methyltransferase: protein MAQNIYDDAKFFEGYSQFPRSRQGLAGAPEWASLKAMLPDLRGKRVLDLGSGFGAFCRFAVEAGAAEVVGVDLSEKMIASAKERGPGLPIRYEQADLETYVPQAGAYDVVFSSLAVHYLSDFDAFARKVSDGLVPGGAFVFSMEHPIFAARGEPEWLEADGKRVFALSDYAREGERVTNWVVEGIVKYHRKMSTMVTALLVAGFVIDAMDEWAPSQDDLKAMPGLADEIIRPMLLLMAAHRPDQEH, encoded by the coding sequence ATGGCCCAGAATATCTATGACGACGCCAAATTCTTCGAGGGCTACAGCCAGTTCCCGCGCTCGCGCCAGGGACTGGCTGGGGCTCCCGAATGGGCGTCGCTCAAAGCCATGCTGCCGGACCTGAGGGGGAAGCGCGTGCTCGATCTCGGATCGGGCTTTGGTGCGTTCTGCCGCTTTGCGGTGGAGGCCGGCGCCGCCGAGGTCGTGGGCGTCGATCTCTCGGAAAAGATGATCGCCAGCGCCAAGGAGCGTGGACCGGGTCTGCCCATTCGCTATGAGCAAGCCGATCTTGAGACCTATGTGCCCCAGGCGGGGGCTTATGATGTCGTGTTCTCCTCGCTGGCGGTGCATTACCTCAGTGACTTCGACGCTTTTGCACGCAAGGTCAGCGATGGGCTGGTGCCGGGTGGCGCCTTCGTCTTTTCGATGGAGCATCCGATCTTTGCGGCGCGCGGGGAGCCCGAATGGCTCGAGGCGGATGGCAAGCGGGTCTTTGCACTCAGCGACTATGCGCGCGAGGGCGAACGGGTGACCAATTGGGTGGTCGAGGGCATCGTCAAATACCATCGCAAGATGTCGACCATGGTAACAGCATTGCTGGTGGCGGGCTTTGTCATTGACGCCATGGATGAATGGGCGCCTAGCCAGGACGACCTCAAGGCCATGCCCGGCCTTGCCGATGAAATCATCAGGCCGATGCTGCTGCTGATGGCAGCGCATAGACCAGACCAAGAACACTAA
- the cobT gene encoding cobaltochelatase subunit CobT, which yields MAQIPRSKANKPDQTQVFKAAMGATVRAIGGKADLEVSFTSDRPLLTSDKARLANLPRLPTKRDVAIARGQGDAMAMRLASHDPETHRKRSPMDPMARAAFDALEQARVEALGCVRMPGMIGNIGEMLEDRLFRANFAEVEDKGDAPIAEALGLLLREKLAGVPVPPSGHALVDLWRKEIEDKGGKSLDELLTRYENQDEFSKAAKALLRDLNLVPESELDDPDSSDEETDDNQEPDDGDSSDKAPEQGEGENDSSDADQDEQAGESEDTGDVEGMESDMADTDEDAAAEAGEDAPMPPPAKDGGERLSNQFQYKVFTTKFDEIVKAAELCPPDELDQLRALLDKQLENLAGAVARLANKLQRRLMAKQNRSWQFDLEEGLLDTARLTRVVTDPMQALSFKVENDTDFRDTIVTLLIDNSGSMRGRPITIAAICGDILARTLERCGVKVEILGFTTRAWKGGKSREAWLEANRPANPGRVNDVRHIIYKAADEPWRHARRNLGLMMREGLLKENIDGEALEWARKRLMARPEARRILMVISDGAPVDDSTQSVNAGNYLEAHLRQVIEDIETRSPIQLVAVGIGHDVTRYYRRAVTLLDAEELAGALTDELAALFDEEPPAQSRRRGRG from the coding sequence ATGGCACAGATACCGCGCAGCAAAGCCAACAAGCCCGACCAGACCCAGGTCTTCAAAGCGGCCATGGGTGCAACCGTGCGAGCCATTGGCGGCAAGGCGGACCTGGAGGTGAGCTTCACCTCGGACCGGCCGCTCTTGACCAGCGACAAGGCGCGGCTGGCCAATTTGCCACGCCTGCCCACCAAGCGTGACGTGGCCATTGCCCGCGGGCAGGGCGACGCGATGGCGATGCGGCTGGCCAGCCATGATCCCGAAACCCACCGCAAGCGCAGCCCGATGGACCCGATGGCCCGCGCCGCGTTCGATGCGCTGGAACAGGCTCGCGTCGAGGCCCTGGGCTGCGTGCGCATGCCGGGCATGATCGGCAATATCGGGGAAATGCTGGAAGACCGGCTGTTCCGCGCCAATTTCGCCGAGGTCGAGGACAAGGGCGATGCGCCTATTGCCGAGGCCCTGGGCCTGTTGTTGCGCGAAAAGCTGGCTGGTGTGCCGGTGCCGCCTTCCGGGCATGCGCTGGTCGATCTGTGGCGCAAGGAGATCGAGGACAAGGGCGGCAAGTCGCTCGACGAGCTTTTGACGCGCTATGAGAACCAGGACGAGTTCTCCAAGGCCGCCAAGGCGCTGTTGCGCGACCTCAACCTGGTGCCCGAAAGCGAGCTGGATGACCCCGATTCCTCCGATGAGGAAACGGACGACAACCAGGAGCCCGATGACGGGGACAGTTCGGACAAGGCGCCGGAGCAGGGCGAGGGCGAGAACGACAGCTCGGATGCCGACCAGGACGAGCAGGCTGGCGAGAGCGAGGATACCGGCGACGTCGAAGGCATGGAATCGGACATGGCCGATACCGATGAGGACGCGGCCGCCGAAGCCGGCGAAGACGCGCCCATGCCCCCGCCGGCCAAGGATGGGGGGGAGCGCCTCTCCAACCAGTTCCAATACAAGGTCTTCACCACCAAGTTCGACGAGATCGTCAAGGCGGCCGAATTGTGCCCGCCCGACGAGCTGGATCAGTTGCGGGCTCTGCTCGACAAGCAGTTGGAGAACCTGGCGGGCGCGGTGGCGCGGCTGGCCAACAAGCTGCAGCGGCGGCTGATGGCCAAGCAGAATCGCAGCTGGCAGTTTGACCTCGAAGAAGGCCTGCTGGATACGGCGCGGTTGACGCGCGTGGTGACCGACCCGATGCAGGCTTTGAGCTTCAAGGTCGAGAACGACACCGATTTCCGCGATACGATTGTGACGCTGCTGATCGACAATTCCGGCTCGATGCGCGGGCGGCCGATCACCATTGCGGCGATCTGCGGCGATATTCTTGCCCGCACGCTGGAGCGGTGTGGGGTCAAGGTCGAGATTTTGGGCTTTACCACCCGCGCCTGGAAGGGCGGCAAGAGCCGCGAGGCGTGGCTGGAGGCCAATCGGCCAGCCAATCCGGGGCGCGTCAATGATGTGCGCCACATCATCTATAAGGCAGCGGACGAGCCGTGGCGGCATGCGCGGCGCAATCTGGGCCTGATGATGCGCGAAGGCCTGCTCAAGGAAAATATCGACGGCGAGGCGCTGGAATGGGCGCGCAAGCGACTGATGGCGCGGCCGGAAGCTCGGCGCATCCTGATGGTGATTTCCGATGGCGCGCCGGTTGATGACAGCACGCAATCGGTCAATGCCGGCAATTATCTGGAAGCCCATTTGCGGCAGGTGATCGAAGATATCGAAACGCGCTCGCCCATTCAGCTGGTGGCGGTGGGCATCGGGCATGACGTGACGCGGTATTACCGCCGGGCGGTGACGCTGCTCGATGCGGAAGAGCTGGCCGGGGCGTTGACCGATGAGCTGGCGGCCTTGTTCGATGAGGAGCCTCCTGCCCAATCACGCCGGCGCGGCCGCGGATGA
- a CDS encoding esterase-like activity of phytase family protein gives MRLLLAVGIAALLAGIQPAAAAEVTVSAVQITRFKDSALDQGVDKLIWRGGIALVSQEDTFGGLSGLTFTGADGLVVFVSDRGNFVSGRLAYDDAGRLFGLLGVSIEAMRNSKGDPLPRQYARDAEAVDTVYRDGVPVAVRVGFEHLTRVADFALANGVPGGPAREVAIPDWLSGLRSNESLESVCIAPPGSPIAGSTLLLTEGELDADGNHRGWLLGQKDKGPVSYRSSGATKPTECAFLPNGDLLVLERGVSFLTFSMALRRVPAAEVRAGNVMAGEVLLTAGGGEVDNMESMAVYTAPDGETRIVIGSDNNFNDWQRSLLLEFGLPEAPIRR, from the coding sequence ATGAGATTGCTGCTTGCTGTCGGGATCGCGGCGCTGCTGGCGGGAATACAGCCCGCCGCAGCCGCCGAGGTGACCGTCAGCGCCGTCCAGATCACCCGCTTCAAGGATAGCGCGCTCGACCAGGGCGTGGATAAGTTGATCTGGCGGGGCGGCATCGCTCTCGTCAGCCAGGAAGATACGTTTGGCGGCCTCTCCGGGCTGACCTTTACCGGCGCCGATGGCCTTGTGGTCTTTGTCAGCGACCGGGGCAATTTCGTTTCGGGGCGATTGGCCTATGACGATGCGGGCAGGCTTTTCGGCCTCTTGGGCGTCAGCATCGAGGCCATGCGCAATTCCAAGGGCGATCCCCTGCCCCGGCAATATGCCAGGGATGCGGAGGCGGTCGACACGGTCTATCGCGACGGCGTGCCGGTGGCGGTGCGGGTGGGGTTCGAGCATCTGACGCGGGTTGCCGATTTTGCGCTCGCCAATGGCGTGCCGGGTGGTCCGGCGCGCGAGGTAGCGATCCCCGATTGGCTGAGCGGCTTGCGGAGCAATGAATCGCTGGAATCGGTCTGCATTGCGCCGCCGGGATCACCGATCGCCGGCTCGACATTGCTGCTCACCGAGGGCGAACTCGATGCCGACGGTAATCATCGTGGTTGGTTGCTGGGGCAGAAGGACAAGGGACCGGTCAGCTATCGCTCGAGTGGGGCGACCAAGCCCACGGAATGCGCTTTCCTGCCCAATGGGGATCTTTTGGTGCTGGAACGCGGCGTGTCGTTCCTGACCTTTTCCATGGCGCTGCGTCGTGTCCCGGCAGCGGAAGTGCGGGCGGGCAATGTGATGGCGGGCGAGGTGTTGCTGACGGCCGGCGGCGGGGAGGTCGACAATATGGAATCGATGGCGGTTTACACCGCTCCCGATGGCGAGACGCGGATCGTCATCGGGTCGGATAACAACTTTAATGACTGGCAGCGGAGCTTGCTGCTGGAGTTTGGGTTGCCTGAGGCGCCGATACGGCGGTGA